TGGGCAATCCCCGAATTTGTCCCAACCAACGGTGCCTTTGCCGCCAGGCCGTAAATCAACTATGGCTCTGTCGCCGAACCATTGGGCAGGGTCGGTCACCACCTTCCAAACAGTCTCAATCGGCGCGTTAATAGTTATTTCGCAATCAATTTTGTCGTCCATCTTTAAATCCTTACTTTATGCAACCAATTGTTGCACATTATAATTTATATTGCAACGATTACTGCAAGGTATAATCAGAGCATGAAGTCGAATTTTAGGTGGTTGGCAAAAATAGCTCTTATAACAATAGCGATATTGCTGGTGCCGCTGGTTGCTATGCAGTTTAGTGACTCGGTGGATTGGAGTGTTGGTGATTTTGTGGTTGCGGCTGTGCTCTTGTTTGCCACAGCGCTGGCGCTTGATTTGGTAATAGCAAAAATCCAAGATCAAAAGCGCAAAATTATGGCCGTGGGCTTGTTGGCGGCGGCATTTCTGTTTGTTTGGGCCGAACTGACTGTTGGAGTATTTGGAGACTAGATAATTATAAAAGCGTATCCGCTGCGAGGAGGCTCCTTGGTAGGAGCCGTCACTCGCGGCGGACTGCTCACTGCTGTCACTCGTGCACAACGACCGTCGTGCCGCGAGGCAGACGGTTGATGTAGCGCGCATACGACATCGACGGGATGTGGATGCACCCATGGCTGGGGAACAGCCCGTCGTAGTGCAGGCACTGGCCGCCGTTGAAGCAGGCGGCGTAGGGCATCGGCGCGTTGTTGTACTCGCGCGATACGAAGTCCGGCCCGAACTTGGCGTAGATGTGGAACACGCCGTCGTGGGTCGTGTACTGCACGCCATCGATGTTGCCGGCGTAGGCCACCGGTGTGCTGAGTGCCACCGTGACATTCTTGGTCACGGGGTTGAGACGCAGCACCGAGACGATGGCCGGCGACTTGCTCGCATCTACCGCCCAGCCGCTTTGGCGAGCGGCACTGATGGCCGTCTGGCTGATGTAGCTGGGCAGCCGTTCGACAGTTGCCTCGCTCCTCAGCTTGTTCCACTGGCTGCTGCCGACGACGATCCAGCCGGTGGGCCGGTAGCCCTCGGCCTTCTGCCAGCGTTGCAGGCCCGACATGGTGAGCGGGCCGAACGCGCCGTCGAACGCGCTGCCGTAGTAATCGGCGTGCACGTTCATGTGCAGGTCTTGCTGCAGCACGGTAACGGACGAGCCGTTGCTGCCGGGCTGCAGCCTGGCGGGCGAGGCCGCTAGGGACGAGTTGGCGCAAATGGCCGCGACCAGGGTCGCAGCCGCCATAGCGATGAGCCTCATAGACCCCTAAACTCCTTTCCGGATCGTAATGGACCTATGACTTAGCTGTTTTACCATAAAAATTCATTGTTGGCAATAAAATAACAGATTAGGCAAGGCCGCTAGCGTATAATTAAAAGGTGCAAGCTTACAAAAACTTCCGGCCGTTTACTGAACTCGAGGCGTGGGGATTATTCCGCTTGGCGGCGCTGGCCGAAGCGGCTGGATGGACAATTTTAATAATTGGCATTTTGTTCGAAAAATACATTGTACCGGGCAATGTAGTATCCGTACCTTTGGCCGGCAGTGTTCACGGGACTCTATTTCTTATTTATATAGCTGCCGTGGTCGTTCTTTCACCCAGCCAGGACTGGAGCCTACGCCAGACTTCAATTGCCGGCATTGCCAGTGTGCCGCCATACGGTTCGCTAGTGTTTGAGCAATGGGTCGCCCACGACCGCCGCAAATTAAACCTTAAACAATCGGTATTTTTGCTAAGCTACCGCCAGCTTGTAGACGAAAGCTAGGCAATCAAAATTCCCGCCTAATATCTTAAGCGGGAATTTTACTTAACCCTCTTGCAAGAGAATTAGCGGCGCCGAGTTGAAGCGCGGCGGGTGCTACTAGTGCTACGAGCAGCGTTACCGTTGCTGGCAGCTGCAGACGTGCTGCGGCCAGTGCCGGTGGTTGGAACAGTGCTAAGCACGCGAATAGCCAATGCCAATACCAGCAAAACTACCGCCATGCCCAAAATGAATGCGCCGAGGCCGAGTGGCTGGCTCCAATCCCATACTCCCATGGTTTTCCCTCTACCCACCACATTAAGTACTAATAGTTTTAAGATAGCCTGCATAGGTTAAAGTTGCAACATCTTAAGGTATAATTGACTGGTATTGTTTTAAATACCAGCATTGGAAACTTACCAATGCCGACCATGGCGCGATGGCCGAGGAGTTAGGCAAGGGTCTGCAAAACCCTGTACACGAGTGCGAATCTCGTTCGCGCCTCCACGCAAGAACTAATTACGACCCCGCTCTTTTTGGCTACTTGATTGCCAAAAAGAGCGGGGTCTTGCATTGTCCTTGCTTTTCCGTTTGCTTTATCCTAAAAGCTCGCGGGTTATAATTAAAAAATGGTTAGGCGGTTAGCAGGTTGTATTATTACCAATGTCCATGGCCGGGTTTTGTTGATTCACCGTAACACGCCGCGTCTTTCGCAATGGGAGCTGCCAGGCGGCAAGGTTGAAGAAAACGAGTCAGCGGCACAGGCCGCTACCCGTGAAGCCTTAGAGGAAGTCAACCTTGTAGTTGAGGGTTTAGAAGAAGTTGGAGCTACCGAATTCGGAGACAACGGGTACGATTGGCACTACACTTGGTTTAGGCCTTCTCGAGTTACCGGCGATTTAAAGTTGATGGAAAAGACATTTGATGACATTCGTTTTATAAACATTCTCTCTGGCGAAGTTGAAGATAAAGTTCTTTCTCCGAATGTCGTAGCGATTATCAAGGCATTAAAAAACAAGCAATTCCATCTATAAATTTGTATAATGATTTATCAGGAAACGGGCGAGTGGCGGAATTGGTATACGCTGCGGACTTAAAATCCGTTGCCGATAAGGCTTGAGGGTTCGAGTCCCTCCTCGCCCACCAAATTAAAGCCGGCTCTCTAGTCGGTTTTAATTTTATTTTTGTTTCTTCTGCGTTCGGCGTAAGAGCTCAGACCACGCAGGGCAACAACCGCCCAAACCACGTTTATGGCAACGCTTATATAGGCCCTGTAATGAATTTGGTAAATGCCAGCCATCACTGCTCCGACTAGATTATCGAGCTCGTACCAAAATGATTTTCCGGTCCAGCGGCCGATGGATATTCTATAAAAGCCCAGCAGGATTAGCAGCGCCCCAATTAATCCAAGGACTGTATACATATTAACTTCTAGGTAGGTGCTCGTGATTGCGCACCGAATAGTCGCTGCGCATTATGGCGCGTACTTGTTCTGTATTGGCGGTTTTTACACCAGGGTTAAGCAAATTGTGCGGATCAAAGATGCGCTTAGTGGTCAGAATCAGCTTGTACATGTCGTCGCCCAAAGCGGCTCGTAAATAAGGCGCGCGAACACGGCCATCGCCGGCCCCAGCGCTGATACTGCCACCGGCCTTAAGAGCTGCCGCATACAAAGTGTCTTGAATTTTAAATAGTTTCTGGCGGTCGCCAACTTGGGCGAGATCCAAAATTGGGTGCATGCGCACAATACCGCTACCGGCTTGTCCCCATATGGCTGCCGGTTGGTCGGCTTGAACGTAAACTTTTTCTGCTGCGCGCATAAAGTCAACCAAGCGGTCGATCGGTACGGCAATATCTTCAGCCACCGGCACGGCGCGCCGGGGCCCATAAACGTGATTAACTAGCGACGACACACTGTGTCGAACTTTCCAGATAGACTGTTGCTCTTCTGGCGTGTCGGCAACTTTGCAATAACCACCATATTTATCGACCAGCTTTATTAGATTCTTGGCATCTTTCTTTTGCTGGCCGTCGCGGTGCTCGTCGAACTCAATGAACAAGTGAATAGCGGCGCTAGTTAGACCGAGGGCGTTATGCAGTTGGCTTGGATTTATTTTGCTAACCTGCTCTAAGGCCTGCTTATTAACCATATCAAGCAGGCTGGGTTTGAGGTTCAAAATCTCTGGCAGCATGTCGGCAAAATCGTTCAAATTATTTAGGCTGACCATGGCAAGAGTAGTGGTCGGCGTGTGACTGACAACCTTTAGACTTGCCTCTGTAATAATGCCCAAAGAGCCTTGCGAACCGACAAACAGAGGAGTTAAATTGAAGCCGTCTTTAGTTTTTACCTTGTCGAGGTTGTAGCCGGCAGAAACATATTGAGTTTGCTTTTGGCTGGCATAGTTGCTTATGGGGCTGGCGTTTTCTTCGAGCAATTTGTCCAGCGCCCGGTAGACTTCGCCTTCAAAATTCGATTGGCCCATTTTGCGGTTAAGTTCGCGCTTACTTAACGGGCCAGTTTCGATAATTTCGCCGTTGGCTAAAACCACGCGCAGGTTTTGGACGAAGCGCAAAGTATCGCCGTATTTAACCGATTTTTCGCCAACGGCGTTGTTGGCGATGCCGCCGCCGAGTGTAGCATAAGACGCAGAGGCAGGGTAGACGGGCAGAAACAACCCGTGCGTGTAAAGAGTTTGCTGCAGCTTGTCGTAGCTAACCCCCGGTTCAACAGTGACGAACTCTTTTTTGGGATCAAGCGCTAAGATGCGGTTCATGTGAGCGGTCATCGCTAGCAAAATGCCGCCGCCGATGGCCGCGCCAGAGGTGTCGCTGCCGCCGCCGCGAGCAGTTATGGGCAGGCCGCGCTCGCGCTCGGCCAGCTGCCAAGAAAATCGAGCGGTTTTGCGCACGTCATCTTCTGTGCGCGGGTAAACCACCATAGCCGGCGCCATTCTAAGTATACTGGCATCATAGGCAAAATGCCGCCGCGCCTCGGGGCTAACAGTGACCTCCCCCGTCAAATGTTCCTGTAAATATTGAGCAACCTTACTCATACCGATTAGTAAGTATAATAGCACGCTACCCTTGTCAGCGACCGGTTGGCTCACGTACAATTGGTCTAGCCAAAAGTCGAAGCTCTTGCCGAAAGGGGCAGAACGAGACGGCGTAAACTCCGGCGAGGGGATGTGGTGAAATTGGTATACACG
This window of the Candidatus Saccharimonadales bacterium genome carries:
- a CDS encoding L,D-transpeptidase family protein, which produces MAAATLVAAICANSSLAASPARLQPGSNGSSVTVLQQDLHMNVHADYYGSAFDGAFGPLTMSGLQRWQKAEGYRPTGWIVVGSSQWNKLRSEATVERLPSYISQTAISAARQSGWAVDASKSPAIVSVLRLNPVTKNVTVALSTPVAYAGNIDGVQYTTHDGVFHIYAKFGPDFVSREYNNAPMPYAACFNGGQCLHYDGLFPSHGCIHIPSMSYARYINRLPRGTTVVVHE
- a CDS encoding DUF3817 domain-containing protein yields the protein MQAYKNFRPFTELEAWGLFRLAALAEAAGWTILIIGILFEKYIVPGNVVSVPLAGSVHGTLFLIYIAAVVVLSPSQDWSLRQTSIAGIASVPPYGSLVFEQWVAHDRRKLNLKQSVFLLSYRQLVDES
- a CDS encoding NUDIX hydrolase encodes the protein MVRRLAGCIITNVHGRVLLIHRNTPRLSQWELPGGKVEENESAAQAATREALEEVNLVVEGLEEVGATEFGDNGYDWHYTWFRPSRVTGDLKLMEKTFDDIRFINILSGEVEDKVLSPNVVAIIKALKNKQFHL
- a CDS encoding FAD-binding oxidoreductase → MSKVAQYLQEHLTGEVTVSPEARRHFAYDASILRMAPAMVVYPRTEDDVRKTARFSWQLAERERGLPITARGGGSDTSGAAIGGGILLAMTAHMNRILALDPKKEFVTVEPGVSYDKLQQTLYTHGLFLPVYPASASYATLGGGIANNAVGEKSVKYGDTLRFVQNLRVVLANGEIIETGPLSKRELNRKMGQSNFEGEVYRALDKLLEENASPISNYASQKQTQYVSAGYNLDKVKTKDGFNLTPLFVGSQGSLGIITEASLKVVSHTPTTTLAMVSLNNLNDFADMLPEILNLKPSLLDMVNKQALEQVSKINPSQLHNALGLTSAAIHLFIEFDEHRDGQQKKDAKNLIKLVDKYGGYCKVADTPEEQQSIWKVRHSVSSLVNHVYGPRRAVPVAEDIAVPIDRLVDFMRAAEKVYVQADQPAAIWGQAGSGIVRMHPILDLAQVGDRQKLFKIQDTLYAAALKAGGSISAGAGDGRVRAPYLRAALGDDMYKLILTTKRIFDPHNLLNPGVKTANTEQVRAIMRSDYSVRNHEHLPRS